CAGGGCGGCGACCGGCGGGTCGGCCGGTTCGACGGGTTCGGTCACGGCGACCGATGCGGTTGCCGTGTCGTCGAGGCCGAAGCCGTTGGTCACGCGGACCGCCACCGGGTGGCTGCCCGCGGGGAAGCCAGTCGTGTCGAGGGTGGTCGTCGGGCCGGTGGCGTCGTCGAAGGCGCCGTCGTCGTCGAGGTCCCAGGCGAACGTCAGCGCCGAACCCTGCGGGTCGGTCGACCCGGAGGCGTCCAGCGGGACGGGCGTTCCGCGCTCGACCGCGGGGCCGGGGTCGGCGATGGCGGCGACCGGCGGCTGGGGTTCGGCCTCGACCTCGATGTCCGCCGACGCGGTGGCGAACTGGCCGTCGCCGTCGGTGACGGTCACGGTGACGGTGTGGGTCCCTCCGGTGAGGCCGGTGGTGTCCAGCGTCGGGGTCGCGGCGGACGGGTCGTCGAAGGCGTCGCCGGTGCCCCCGTCGAGGGTCCACGAGTAGGTCAGGGGTGTCCCGTCGGGGTCGATCCAGCCAACGGCGGTGACCGACACGGCGGCGCCCTGCGGGATCGTGCCGCTCGGCGCGGTGATCCCACCGACCGGAACGCGGAGCGGCCCGGCGATGACCTGGACCTCCGACATGACGAGCTCACGTCCCGGGCCCTCGAGCAGGATCCGCACGTACCGGGCGCGAACGCCCTCGACGAACGCGGTCGGCCGTCCGATCGTGGCGGTGAACGGCGTGGTGGTGATCGTGGGGTCCGCCAGCAGCTGGGTCAGCGTGCGTGAGCCGAACGGCGTGGGGGACGCCATGACGTAGCCGTTGGAGAGCCGGTTGAGGGAGTGCTGCAGCCAGTTCCAGACCCGCACCTCCTCCACGAGGAGCGTCGTGCCGAGGTCGACTTCCCACCACTGGTCGGTCCCCCACGAGGTGTGGCTGACCGAGCAGTCGTCCTCGTAGCCGGCGATGCTGCCGTCGATCGCCCTGTCGGCGGAGTGCACCCCGCACGGTGCGTAGGGGTGCGTCGTCGACTGGCGAGCGGTGCCGGTCACCGCCTGGTTGGTCGGCGGAGCGGTGTCGCGGTACCGGGCCACGATCGCCTCGGGTGCGTTGCCCCCCACGATCTGGCGGCTGCGGGCGCGGCCGCTGGTCCAGCCGACGAAGGACAGGCCCCCCTGGACGAGCGGAGCGGAGACCGTGACCTTCTGGTTCTCGTACAGGGTGAAGGGGGTGGCCTCGGTGATCTCGGCGCTGCCGAGGGTCACGGGCAACCCCGGCGGGTCGGAGGAGACGACGTACTCGTACTCGTTCATGCGCAGGTCGATGCACTCGACGTCACGGAACCCGCTGCTGTCGGTCGCGGTGAGGCAGCCGACCATGTACCAGTCCGACCCGTGGTCGGGGATCCAGAACGGCGCCAGGCTGCCGCCACTCCCCGAGGCCTGGTCGGGATGCACGTGGTCGTTGTGGTTGATCTGCACACGCCACTGCAGGGATGCCCCGGTGAGCTGGCCGTCCTCGGCGTCCGTTGCCTCACCCGTCATGGCGACCATGTCGCCGATCGCGTAGCCGTCCTCGACCGTCGGACTGGTGATCGTGACCTGCGGCGCGTACGTGGTCGCCACGGTCCAGCGGAAGGTGGTCGTGCCCTGACGCTCGCCGTCGCTGGCGATCACGGTGACGTCGTAGGTCCCGGGGGTCGTCGGCTGGCCCGTGATCAACCCGGTGGCGGAGATGCTCAGTCCCGGGGGCAGGGGCGCGGACGGATCCACGGCGAACGTCACCGGTTGGCCGTCGGGGTCGCTGGCCAGGACCTGCAGGTTGACGTCCCCACCCAGGCCGCTGGACTGGTCGACAGGACGAGACACGACCGGGGCGCGGTTGGGGTCCTCGCCCACGTAACGGATGCGGGTGATCCGGCTGGCCACGATGTCGAGCATCCACATCGTGCCGTCGGGGCCGACCTGGGTGTCGACGATGTCACCGATCCCGGTCGCGAACAGCTGGGCATCCGGCGCGTTGCCGGTGGCGACCCCGCCCGAGTCCCTGACCGCCGGCAGGTACGACAGGGTGGCGTCGTTGAAGTCGGTGAAGAAGTAGCCGTCGCGATAGGTCAGCGGCCATCCGGTCCCGCGGTACCAGTCGCCACCGATGGCGGCCCCGCCGCCGGTCCCCTCGGCGCCGGGAGGCGAGTAGGCGTCCTGGCGGTAGGCGTGCAGGGCCGGTTCGATGACGACGGTGCCGTTGGCGACGTCGTCGTAGAGGGTCTGGCAGTCGGGTTCGGCGGTGTACTGGAACGTCGGGAGGTTCTGCCCCTGGCCGCCTTCGTAGCACGGCCATCCGTGGTTGCCGCCGAACCCGGTGTTGATCTCCTCCCACGTCGAGAAACCGACGTCGCCTGCGGTCAGGTCACCGCGGTCCGGGTGGATGGCGAACCGGAAGGGGTTGCGAAGTCCCGCGGAGACCACCCGCGACCGGTTGTCGGCACCGTCACCGCTCCACCAGGGGTTCTGCGGCACGCCGAGACCAGTGACGGGGTCGACGCGCAGGATCTTGCCGTTCAGGCTGTCGGGGTCACCGGATCGGAACGCCCGATGGTCCGCACCCGTGGCGGACGCGCCGTCACCGTGTCCGACGTGCAGCAGGCCGTGGGGTCCGAACCGGATGGTCCCGGTGCTGTGCAGGGCCGCGTCGGAGGCGATGCAGTCCTCGAGGTAGCCCGCCCCGTCCCTGCAGGACTCCAGCGGGAGGCACTCGGCGTCGTTGGACGGGTCCCCGTCGTCGAGGCACCCCGGATAGCAGCCGTTGGTCGTGGTGCAGTCGGGATCCGCACCCAGGGCTGCGGTCAGCTCGGCGGGCGTGGGATCCATCGGATCGACCATCCCCGCCGCGCCGAGCACCACCGTCTCGCTGCCGGGCACGACCTCGTAGGACGGGATCTGGACCCCGAGCTCGGGCTCGAGCACGACCGGGGCGAGCTGGACGGAGGTCACCCTGGAGATGCGCCGGCCGCTGGTGTCGGGGGCCAGCGAGGCAGGGTCCCAGGTGTAGGCGAGGTACAGCAGCCGAGTGGAGGGGTCGGTCCGGTCGAAGTCGGGATGGAAGGCGATACCGGTCAGGCCGCGGTCGTGGTGGGCGTTGACCTGTCCCTCGATGTCGAGGAGGAGGCCGTGGGAGGTCCCGTCCTCGCCGTACAGGTCCACGTGGCCCCGCTTGTCGGCGACGGCAACGATGGCCTCGTCGGGCAGGAACGCCATCGCGTTGGCGCTGTAGGTGCCCCCGACGTCCATCACGGTCTCGATGACGAAGTCGGGCGGCAGGGTGGGCTGGGCCTGCGCCGCGGTGGGGACCGCGAGGAGCGTCGCCGCCACCATCGCCGTCATCAGCCCGACGACCGACAGCCGTCGACGAACGTCGCCACCGGTACTCCAACCCACGGTCCCACCCCTGCTCGTGTCGCTGATCGCCCCCGTGCGTCGCAGCGTAGTGCTGTCGGGAGCCGACTTCAGCAGTTCATTCACTCACCGTAGTGAGACGTAACGCGCCGCCCAAGTCAACCCCTGCCGTGGAGGAGGGGATGCCAGCGCACCCGCCAGGCCTGTGCGGCCGTCAGCTCCCGGCCGCCCTCGGCCCAGAACATCAGGTTGTCCGCACCGAGGTCGGCGCACTCGTCGGCCCTGACGCTGCCGTCCAGGTCGGTGTCGGCCGCCGCGGTGCACTCGGGCGTGTCGTCCACGCTGTCGTGGGTCCGGCCGTCGTCCTCGCTGGTGTGCACCGGCAGTCCGGCGACGTGCAGCAGCTCGTGCAGGGCGACGGTCCCCTTCGCGGCCGCATCCCCGCTGGCCGAGACCAGCACGCACGCGTGGGACGGCGGACCGATCACCGGGGTCCCTGGGGCGGCCACGGCGAACCCGCTGATGTCCCCGTCGGGGTTGCGGTACGCCACGCGCAGGTCGTCGGCGGCGTCGACCGACGCGGTCAGCACGCCCTCACCGATGCGTTCGGCGAGGACGACCACCGCGGTCCCGGGTGTCGGCTGCAGCGCCCTATGGGCGGCGGAGCAGGCCTCGTGGCCGTCGCCGGCGAGCCCGTCGACCCCGAGGACCCGGTGGCTGGCACCGGCGTCTCCCGCGGCGACGACGTCCAGCGACCCGATCCCGAGTCCGTGTGTGGCCAGCACCGCGTCCATGTCCGCACGCCACCGTTGGGCGACGGCAGGGATGTCGACGTCGACGGTCGCCCAGACCGCGATGTCGAGTCGTGGCGGGTCCAGGTTCCCGTCGTCGTGGCTGACGGCGGTCGCCACGGTCGCGGTGGTCCCGTTGGTTGCCACGCGGACGCGCCACTCCCCCTCCGTCAGGGGGTGGTCGGGCGCCGAGGCGACGTACAGGCCGACCGCACCCTCGTCGGCCAGGACCCGTGGGTGGAGGTCGTCGACGAGGAGCAGGCCGGCCCTGAGGTCCGCGGCGTAGCGCACCTCGCCGGCGGGGTCGGTGACCCTGGTGATGCCGACGAGCTCAGCAGGCTCCTCCCCCTCCACCGAGAGCAGCCACGCACGGTCCCGTGCCCCGACCGCCACCACGACCTC
Above is a window of Euzebya rosea DNA encoding:
- a CDS encoding cell wall-binding repeat-containing protein, with translation MGWSTGGDVRRRLSVVGLMTAMVAATLLAVPTAAQAQPTLPPDFVIETVMDVGGTYSANAMAFLPDEAIVAVADKRGHVDLYGEDGTSHGLLLDIEGQVNAHHDRGLTGIAFHPDFDRTDPSTRLLYLAYTWDPASLAPDTSGRRISRVTSVQLAPVVLEPELGVQIPSYEVVPGSETVVLGAAGMVDPMDPTPAELTAALGADPDCTTTNGCYPGCLDDGDPSNDAECLPLESCRDGAGYLEDCIASDAALHSTGTIRFGPHGLLHVGHGDGASATGADHRAFRSGDPDSLNGKILRVDPVTGLGVPQNPWWSGDGADNRSRVVSAGLRNPFRFAIHPDRGDLTAGDVGFSTWEEINTGFGGNHGWPCYEGGQGQNLPTFQYTAEPDCQTLYDDVANGTVVIEPALHAYRQDAYSPPGAEGTGGGAAIGGDWYRGTGWPLTYRDGYFFTDFNDATLSYLPAVRDSGGVATGNAPDAQLFATGIGDIVDTQVGPDGTMWMLDIVASRITRIRYVGEDPNRAPVVSRPVDQSSGLGGDVNLQVLASDPDGQPVTFAVDPSAPLPPGLSISATGLITGQPTTPGTYDVTVIASDGERQGTTTFRWTVATTYAPQVTITSPTVEDGYAIGDMVAMTGEATDAEDGQLTGASLQWRVQINHNDHVHPDQASGSGGSLAPFWIPDHGSDWYMVGCLTATDSSGFRDVECIDLRMNEYEYVVSSDPPGLPVTLGSAEITEATPFTLYENQKVTVSAPLVQGGLSFVGWTSGRARSRQIVGGNAPEAIVARYRDTAPPTNQAVTGTARQSTTHPYAPCGVHSADRAIDGSIAGYEDDCSVSHTSWGTDQWWEVDLGTTLLVEEVRVWNWLQHSLNRLSNGYVMASPTPFGSRTLTQLLADPTITTTPFTATIGRPTAFVEGVRARYVRILLEGPGRELVMSEVQVIAGPLRVPVGGITAPSGTIPQGAAVSVTAVGWIDPDGTPLTYSWTLDGGTGDAFDDPSAATPTLDTTGLTGGTHTVTVTVTDGDGQFATASADIEVEAEPQPPVAAIADPGPAVERGTPVPLDASGSTDPQGSALTFAWDLDDDGAFDDATGPTTTLDTTGFPAGSHPVAVRVTNGFGLDDTATASVAVTEPVEPADPPVAALADPGPAVAVGTVVDMDASASTDPEGGPLAFAWDVDDDGAFDTDEGTTAINPVDTSTLGAGDHDITVRVTSGASGLQDTATRVLSVRTPPTAVIDDPEGPYEVGQQVPLDASTSIDPHGGTLAFAWDLDEDGAFDDATGPETTLDTTGFAVGIHEVAVRVTSDATGLDGRAVARIAVTDPAPGGGGGDPGGGGGGGGGGGGGLPIEPEPEQADVSINMAASPRETAVDQPVVVTTRVHNDGPAEAPVLLALEIGDLDLVEAPEDCRVVDARLSCEAIRLAAGESHEMEVALSSASAGTHTVDGTAVVADVVDPTPDDLIASATFSTFDAQTGGEEAITPAALAIQLSQRLYRDANDTRGVDRRSAAAVVLSRDDAFADSLTGSALTGDAPLLFTDPARLDDATAEEIRRVLPPEGEVMVLGGEAALSAAVAEELADMGYLVRRLAGPSRVETSVAIAEEVERRHAEPRQVGIARADGPADNPTAAWADSVTAGGWAARTAQPILLTPTDDLHPAVEAWLAERGNAIPIVMGGEAAVSADVAGALGPHLRHAGANRYETAAMIAERRWDDPAGYLVTAGDQELGWAYGLAAAGLSAATNQPLLLVEQDRLPEETATAMCDARQQPPVEFVGGTDVVSSSVRDAVAAICR